From the Microplitis mediator isolate UGA2020A chromosome 6, iyMicMedi2.1, whole genome shotgun sequence genome, one window contains:
- the LOC130669831 gene encoding RNA helicase aquarius: MDNNRVIKTNPAPTVEQITSDHITQIASKYWTQQDNDSHSPFNKHVIEDIYIQEICASKFSIRRIMMLEYSLYLENYLWPNYQAESASRAHTLSIVVMVNEKFRERVQVWDVFKNNPAEFSGFIQRVLEACLENSILDYDLKEQTSLIVFLNHCFNSMEIELVRNEIKRLVSLSMWVSLQQGRRELEFKKHEKWRKHWRILRKKDKPELKEKLDWERKFLHRLMIKFMAILDTITEDDPLNPDKVHYCERFLELMIDLEALLPTRRYFNTVMDDCHLVVRCSLSNLLKRPEGNLFGQLLEMLKFYAKFEIDEKTGDTLTDHDMTHIHYEKITSLQKASFAKFPDLRSFAMANVASVDTREALEKHFGSLSEEKLKAVACYLNLIPPAERANDENWYRVDKFFLQELLISRHERRSSQLEELNEMPLYPTEDVIWNENIVPTEYFSGEGCLALPKLNLQFLTLHDYLLRNFNLFRLESTYEIRQDIEDSVSRLNPCKAEDDGVYFGGWARMAQPITQFAVVEVAKPNIGEKRPSRVRADVTINLSMRKEIKPEWENLRKHDVCFLITVKPPNPINTKYSHKLPFLTQVGLTAVRGCEIEGMLDSNGRVIEDGPEPRPVLPGESRTYRVWLDSNQYRIDMDTTSHGNEDIYEGFSIIMRRKPKENNFKAVLETIRELMNTECVVPDWLHDIILGYGNPGAAEYSEMPNRISTMDFNDTFLDIDHLKSSFPDYKIQVKSDDADKLVRPFRITFEDKDIVTVESHVIPSRGPYKANQPKKNQIPFTPTQIEAIRAGMQPGLTLVVGPPGTGKTDVAVQIISNLYHNFPNQRTLIVTHSNQALNQLFEKIMALDIDERHLLRLGHGEEALETEKDFSRYGRVNYVLAKRIDLLAEVQRLKESLNVKGDVAYTCETAGYFFMDQVITRWQSFESKLKQVSGDNITDVNVIKEEFPFTKFFSNSMQPLFKSQSYEEDLETAHSCFRYIDSVFKQLEEFRAFELLRSGLDRSKYLLVKEAKIIAMTCTHAALKRRELVDMGFKYDNILMEESAQILEIETFIPLLLQNPEDGFNRLKRWIMIGDHHQLPPVIKNMAFQKYSNMEQSLFTRFVRLGVPTVDLDAQGRARPSICNLYNWRYKKLGNLAHVERSTEYLTANAGFCFDYQLINVEDFKGKGESEPTAYFYQNLAEAEYCVAVFMYMRVLGYPADKISILTTYNGQKHLIRDVINSRCAGHPLIGRPSKVTTVDKYQGQQNDYILLSLVRTRAVGHLRDVRRLIVAMSRARLGLYVFARVSLFKDCFELRPVFEQLMRRPVVLKLIPDENYPTKRLNADPPSAPVVEIQDVSHACHFAYELYMKKVANEKDAYAEYVKPAMAYGANGSSGSESGIDGSNKGDKEDDVAMVVDNSNGTEAVDKINITVENTGEEVNNKNTGDDDKGNTAVESQDEETIKDTGDVENTNMIVENTGKENTEVEKINMTVEGAEEVNNKDTGDVDKGNTTVDSKDEETSKDTGDVENTNMIVENTGKENTEVAKINMTVEGTEEVNNKDTGDVDKKNTTVDSKDEETSKDTEDVEMNTVETTKENTESSNNETTPIENEVENSSATKNHEEPMEED, encoded by the exons ATGGATAATAATCGTGTCATTAAAACTAACCCAGCTCCAACAGTGGAACAAATAACATCTGATCATATAACTCAG ATTGCCAGTAAATACTGGACACAGCAGGACAATGATTCACATTCGCCGTTTAATAAACATGTTATCGAAGACATTTATATACAAGAAATATGTGCGTCAAAGTTTTCGATACGGAGGATAATGATGTTGGAGTACAGTTTGtacttagaaaattatttatggccTAATTATCAAGCAGAGAGTGCTTCGAGAGCCCACACTCTTTCGATAGTCGTGATggtgaatgaaaaatttcgagAAAGAGTTCAAGTTTGGgatgttttcaaaaataatcctGCCGAGTTCTCGGGTTTTATCCAACGAGTACTAGAGGCGTGTTTGGAAAACAGTATTTTAGATTACGATCTAAAAGAGCAGACCTCGCTGATAGTATTTTTGAACCATTGCTTCAATTCAATGGAAATTGAGCTGGtgagaaatgaaataaaacgaCTGGTGTCGTTGTCAATGTGGGTTTCGCTGCAGCAGGGTCGGCGGGAACTGGAGTTTAAGAAACACGAAAAGTGGAGAAAGCACTGGAGGATTTTAAGGAAAAAAGACAAACCAGAGCTTAAAGAAAAGTTGGACTGGGAAAGGAAATTTCTCCATCGTCTGATGATTAAATTTATGGCAATCTTAGACACAATTACTGAAGATGATCCTTTGAATCCTGATAAAGTCCACTACTGCGAAAGATTTCTTGAGCTGATGATTGACTTGGAAGCATTACTGCCAACTCGTCGTTATTTCAATACAGTGATGGATGATTGTCATCTGGTTGTCAGATGCTCCCTGTCCAATTTATTGAAGAGACCTGAAGGTAATTTATTTGGTCAGCTACTGGAGATGTTGAAGTTCTacgcgaaatttgaaattgacgaaaaaactGGGGACACTCTCACTGATCACGATATGACCCACATTCACtacgaaaaaataacttcGCTCCAAAAAGCATCGTTCGCTAAATTTCCTGATCTCCGGAGTTTCGCGATGGCCAATGTCGCGAGTGTCGACACTCGAGAAGCTCTGGAAAAACATTTTGGTTCACTGAGTGAAGAAAAACTCAAAGCTGTCGCGTGTTATTTGAATCTCATCCCACCCGCAGAGAGAGCTAATGACGAAAACTGGTACcgtgttgataaatttttcctaCAGGAATTACTGATATCACGCCACGAGCGCAGGTCATCTCAGCTGGAAGAATTAAACGAAATGCCGCTTTATCCCACGGAAGATGTTATCTGGAATGAAAATATTGTGCCAACGGAATACTTTTCTGGAGAAGGCTGCTTGGCTTTGCCTAAATTAAACCTGCAGTTTCTTACTCTGCACGATTATTTACTgaggaattttaatttgtttcgGTTGGAGTCGACGTACGAAATACGTCAGGACATTGAAGACTCTGTTAGTAGACTAAATCCTTGCAAGGCTGAAGACGACGGGGTTTATTTTGGTGGGTGGGCTCGTATGGCACAACCGATAACGCAATTCGCGGTCGTGGAAGTCGCTAAGCCTAATATTGGTGAGAAAAGACCCTCGCGTGTACGCGCTGACGTCACGATAAATCTCAGTATGCGGAAAGAAATAAAACCCGAGTGGGAAAATTTGAGAAAACATGATGTGTGTTTTCTTATAACTGTTAAGCCACCGAATCCCATCAATACTAAATACTCACACAAGCTTCCGTTTCTGACGCAAGTGGGCTTGACGGCAGTACGTGGCTGCGAAATTGAGGGTATGTTGGATTCAAACGGACGTGTGATTGAGGATGGCCCTGAACCCCGGCCTGTTTTGCCCGGAGAGTCGAGAACTTACAGAGTTTGGTTGGATTCCAACCAATATCGCATTGATATGGACACCACCAGCCATGGCAATGAAGATATTTATGAAGGATTCAGTATAATAATGCGTCGTAAGcccaaagaaaataatttcaaagcCGTACTTGAAACGATTCGCGAGCTGATGAATACTGAATGCGTCGTACCTGATTGGCTGCATGATATCATACTGGGCTATGGTAATCCCGGTGCTGCTGAGTACTCGGAGATGCCCAATAGAATATCGACTATGGATTTCAATGATACGTTTCTTGATATCGATCATCTGAAATCCAGTTTTCCGGACTACAAAATTCAAGTTAAGTCAGATGATGCTGATAAACTGGTAAGGCCTTTCCGAATAACGTTTGAAGACAAAGATATTGTCACAGTAGAGTCTCATGTGATACCTAGCAGAGGTCCTTACAAAGCAAaccaaccgaaaaaaaatcagatacCATTTACTCCAACGCAAATAGAAGCAATTCGCGCGGGTATGCAGCCTGGACTGACTTTGGTCGTCGGTCCACCTGGTACCGGTAAGACTGATGTAGCcgttcaaattatttcaaatcttTATCACAATTTTCCTAACCAGCGGACTCTCATTGTCACGCACTCCAATCAGGCGTTGAATCAactgtttgaaaaaattatggcgCTTGACATCGACGAGCGGCATTTACTTCGTCTTGGTCATGGAGAAGAGGCACTGGAGACTGAAAAAGACTTCAGCCGTTACGGGCGAGTTAATTACGTGCTAGCAAAGCGTATAGATCTACTGGCAGAAGTCCAGAGGCTCAAGGAATCATTGAACGTCAAAGGTGATGTCGCGTATACTTGCGAGACTGCTGGCTACTTCTTTATGGACCAGGTTATCACCCGTTGGCAGTCGTTTGAGTCCAAGCTTAAACAAGTATCTGGTGACAACATCACTGATGTCAATGTCATCAAAGAAGAGTTTCCgttcactaaattttttagcaatTCAATGCAGCCACTGTTTAAGAGCCAGAGCTACGAAGAAGATTTGGAGACTGCCCATAGCTGCTTCAGATACATCGATAGTGTCTTCAAGCAGCTGGAAGAATTCCGAGCTTTTGAGCTGCTCAGATCTGGTCTTGATCGGTCCAAGTATCTGCTTGTTAAAGAGGCTAAAATAATAGCCATGACTTGTACGCACGCTGCTTTAAAAAGGCGCGAATTAGTTGATATGGGATTTAAATATGACAATATTCTTATGGAAGAGTCTGCGCAAATTTTAGAAATAGAAACATTTATACCATTGCTGCTACAAAATCCAGAGGATGGGTTCAATCGTTTGAAACGTTGGATCATGATTGGAGATCATCATCAATTACCGcctgttattaaaaatatggcgttccaaaaatattcaaacatGGAACAATCACTTTTCACAAGATTTGTCCGTCTTGGAGTACCAACTGTTGATTTAGATGCTCAAGGACGTGCGAGACCGAGTATCTGTAATCTATACAACTGGAGATACAAAAAACTCGGTAATCTTGCGCATGTTGAACGCAGTACTGAGTATTTAACCGCAAATGCTGGATTTTGCTTTGACTATCAGCTCATTAACGTTGAAGACTTCAAAGGAAAAGGAGAATCCGAACCCACTGCTTACTTTTACCAGAATTTAGCCGAAGCTGAGTACTGCGTTGCTGTATTTATGTACATGAGAGTGCTCGGATATCCTGCTGATAAAATAAGTATTCTGACAACTTACAACGGTCAGAAACATCTTATCCGTGATGTCATCAACTCGAGATGCGCAGGCCATCCTCTCATTGGCCGTCCCAGCAAGGTCACTACCGTCGACAAGTACCAGGGTCAGCAGaatgattatattttactatcaTTGGTGCGAACTCGTGCCGTGGGTCACTTACGAGACGTCCGTCGTCTCATTGTGGCCATGTCTCGTGCTAGACTTGGATTGTATGTTTTCGCCAGAGTTTCTTTGTTCAAAGATTGTTTTGAATTAAGACCAGTGTTCGAACAGCTGATGCGTAGACCAGTAGTTCTGAAGTTGATACCCGATGAAAATTATCCGACTAAAAGGCTCAATGCTGACCCACCTTCAGCTCCGGTCGTTGAAATACAGGACGTATCTCATGCTTGTCATTTTGCTTATGAATTATACATGAAAAAAGTTGCCAATGAGAAG gATGCGTACGCAGAATATGTGAAACCGGCAATGGCGTATGGGGCAAATGGTTCTAGTGGATCTGAATCAGGTATTGATGGTTCTAATAAAGGAGATAAAGAAGATGATGTAGCGATGGTAGTAGACAATAGTAACGGTACTGAAGctgttgataaaataaatattactgtagAAAATACAGGAGaagaagttaataataaaaatactggaGATGATGATAAAGGAAATACGGCAGTAGAAAGTCAAGATGAGGAGACAATCAAAGATACTGGAGATGTTGAAAATACAAATATGATAGTAGAAAATACGGGAAAAGAAAATActgaagttgaaaaaattaatatgactGTAGAAGGTGCAGaagaagtaaataataaagataCTGGAGATGTTGATAAAGGAAATACGACAGTAGATAGTAAAGATGAGGAGACAAGTAAAGATACTGGAGATGTTGAAAATACAAATATGATAGTAGAAAATACGGGAAAAGAAAATACTGAAGTtgcaaaaattaatatgactGTAGAAGGTACAGaagaagttaataataaagatactggagatgttgataaaaaaaatacgacaGTAGATAGTAAAGATGAGGAGACAAGTAAAGATACTGAAGATGTTGAAATGAATACTGTAGAAACTACGAAAGAAAATACTGAGAGTAGTAATAATGAAACAACTCCGATAGAAAATGAAGTAGAAAATTCTAGCGCAACAAAAAATCATGAAGAACCAATGGAAgaagattaa